AAGCGCGAAACGGGCGAGCGGAATTTCTAAACGCCAGGACTCTTTGAAGTAGAGCGGCAGCTGAGTTCCAGCTGCCGCTTTTTTTGTGGCTTTATGTAACTTGCTGCCACCCATTGGTATCATTTACCCTTAACGCCCAATGCTTTTCAAGAACCTGCTCAGGAAAAAAGCTTCCGACTCATTGCCCCGCGCTGAAGAGCTGGGGGGCCTTGGCGTCATGTATCTGAAACGCTATTGGTCGCAAGCACTGGCGACGCGCAATGGCGCGTGTAAGGCGCCAACCGAACAAAGCTGGCGGTTCGACAATCTGCTGCTGAACGGCCTGGGACTGCCCATTGAAGAAACGTTGCAGTACTTGATTCGTTCGGCGCCCACGTTTGCCGAGTTTGAGGCTTGGGTATTGGCCAAGAACGGAGGCCACCTCGACCCCATGCAGGTAGCGCGGCTCAACAGCCTGTTTACGGGCCGGCCGTACCCGGACGGGCTGCAGCAGCGCCTGCGCGCAGTGGAGGCGGAACCCGACGTGCTGAGCGCCGAAGACCTGGCCTTCTGGGACGAGCACGGCTATGTGGTGGTGCGCGGCGCAGTGCCGAAAGAGCAGGCGCGGGCCACCGAGCGGGCTGTGTGGGAAGCCCTCGGCATGGACCCGAGCGACCCCACCACTTGGTACCAGAAACCCATCGGCAAGGGCATTATGATGGAGTTTTACCACCACCCTACGCTGCTGGCCAACCGGCAATCGAAGCGCATTGAGAAGGCGTTTGCCCAACTCTGGCATACGGCAGACCTGTGGAAAACCACCGACCGCACCAGCTTCAACCCGCCCGAAACCGAGTCCTACCATTTCCCGGGCCCGCACCTGCACTGGGACATGAGCCTGGAACCGCCGTTTCGCTTCGGCACGCAGGGGCTGCTGTATCTCTGCGACACGCCGGCCGAACAGGGCGCCTT
This DNA window, taken from Hymenobacter sp. 5317J-9, encodes the following:
- a CDS encoding phytanoyl-CoA dioxygenase family protein, with translation MYLKRYWSQALATRNGACKAPTEQSWRFDNLLLNGLGLPIEETLQYLIRSAPTFAEFEAWVLAKNGGHLDPMQVARLNSLFTGRPYPDGLQQRLRAVEAEPDVLSAEDLAFWDEHGYVVVRGAVPKEQARATERAVWEALGMDPSDPTTWYQKPIGKGIMMEFYHHPTLLANRQSKRIEKAFAQLWHTADLWKTTDRTSFNPPETESYHFPGPHLHWDMSLEPPFRFGTQGLLYLCDTPAEQGAFCCVPGFHRNLESWLAALPPGTDPRRVDLDAQAVPIAAEAGDFVIWHHALPHGSSPNRGTYPRIVQYLNMYPVEFKETIAWR